The genomic window TGGAATCCTGTGGCAATTGGATTGAGGGGTGCAACCATCCCTCTCCCAGCACTAAAGAGCATAAAGATGTCACAATGAGCTGTATTTATTGTGTTGTCTCGGTCAAGCTACAAACTACAATATTTCCGTCTTAGGAAAATGGGGGGGGAAATAATCAACCAAGAGAAAGAAGTTACCAGGATTTAGCTACCAGGAAATTGCCTGGGCAAAAATCAGCATTGTGACTTCCCACTCATCCCCAGTTCCAAAAGGTAAGAGTCATGAAGCCAGAAAATGCAATGCTTCTCCCTCCCTACAGTCAGCTATCTTCCTCTACAGCCACCTTAGGTGACTCCCCCACCTCCTGGGCCCTAAAGACAGGGATAGAGATTACACAGCAAGAAGCTCCAGggttgggagcagctaggtggcgcagtggataagagcaccagccctggaatcaggagtacctgagttcaaacaacTTCAGGCAATAATTATCTaatggtgtggccttgggcaagccacttaaccccactgccttccaagagctaaaaaaaaaaaaaaaaaaaaaaaaaactccagggtAGAAAAGCAACAGAAGAAACATGGTAAGGCTGATTGGAACATAAGGGTGCATATGAAAGGATATGAACCAGCTCTTTTACTTGGTTTGCTGACAGAAGCCACTTCGTCCATAAAGTATTCTATGGTTAGCCTGTCATTCTTCAGTCTCTTCCTGAGGTCCTTACCTCTTCTCAACCTAGCAGTATAGAGAAACCCTTCCTTGGGGTTCCACAATTCTGGCTTCCCTACAAAGTTTTGTTTTATAGAGTGGATACCCATCATATACAGGAAGAACTTCCAAGTCatccaaaatttttcatttgcttctttACCTTACTCCCAAAGATTTATTTCCTTCCCCCAAGCCCTCCAGGATTGTGAATGTAAGAACATCCTCAACACTGCTGGAAGGAATGCTATGCTTTGGTGTTGGATATGAAAtgttcctccagaatcatctttGCCCACTTCAGCAGGACAGGTCCAAGTAGCTACAATCATTCCCAGACAACTTGAAGGTCTAAATTACATACACACACCTTAATAGTAATCAACCACAAGAAGAACCAAGTCAAATAAAACTGACCAGAAAAGGTAGTCTGAGGACAAGTCCTCATAGCTTGCAGCAATCTTGaactttctgcatttttttttgagAGCAGGAAGCCTAGGGGATGACAAGGATAACCACCCCAGCTTAGATAAGGAAAAGTATCTTTAATCCCTGGGATGGTTGTGATCAAGTTTCACCTCTTCTTCCCTTTACCTACATCTCCTTTAGACTTGGCAGAATCAAACCAAAGGCCAACAGCAGTTCCTAAATTCCACTGAGAACCAAGTTTAGAGGAGCACAAAGgcctccttctccctctttccctcccaccctccACCTTAACTTCTCCACTCATCCACAAGGCCTTTGGAAACCACCATTGCTACAGCTTCAGGTCTCAACTTGCAATGTGCTCGTTACAGCAGACAGGACTTAAGGCATAGATGGACACTGGAGGTGTTCTCCAAAACTCACCTCCCTAACATCAAGTTCATAACTTGAGTGTGTTCCAGGATTAATTTACAAATAAACCCACCCCTAGACACTGCAGCTGAGGCCTAGTAAACCAGACTAAAGCTTTGGCTAGTTATTCTACCTACCTTTACTCAAGGAATAGGAGGAAGCAATCCTAACTTGAATCTGTCAAGTTCCCTTACCCACCctcaaaaaacacaaaacaagttTGAAGTGCATCAATCAACTTTTAATGTCCAAGAGAGGAATGGAGGCAGAGCAAGGGGGATGAGAAAGGGGGGGCAGCCACCCCTGCTCCAAGagaataaagaccaaaaaaaaaaatgaacacaaacCAGACACTTTCAATTAGCCTTACAAGTCAAGGGGGTAGGGgagagggagacaacatgaactcaaaacatttatttaaagaaaaatctaatatCCAAGCAATTTATCACAGACAGCACATCCTTCACTGCCCAGTTTATAATACAAAGAACATTCTATCACTGCCCagcacccaccccacccccccaatgcAGGTTTCCTCTAGCATTGTAAAGAAAGGTGGAAAGCACAGAAGACTTGGGGGAAGGGTAGCCCATTCTGACAGGACTTAAGCTTGAAAAAATGAGCTTCATTCATCCCTAATTTCCCCTACATCTACCCCACCCCACAACAGTATtttagacaagacacaggaaaaTCAATTCAAGGCATTAGCTTTCCTACTCAACTCAATTTCACAATTTTGCCCTCTTTAAGCCTCTACATTGTTCTAAGTTGAAGCCCTCTCTCCTCTGCCATCAGGGTCCTCTGCTTCCTTCATGACTTTCTCCCTGCCATCCATGCTACCCATAAGAGTTCCCCCCCAAATCACTTAACATCCACCAAAGCTACTAGTTCCACTCCCCCAGCCCTGAAATACTGTCAGGTACCCTACCAGAAGCTCCATTTTTCATCAAGTCAACCTTCTCCAGCCTACAACTGAGAACCAGCTCCAAGGATGACAAATAAAGACTCCTCTGGTCACACAATTGTTCCTGGGCAACCTTTTGTCAAGTCTCCACTGGAGACTGTAAGCATCTCCTGCCCTGGGTAGTTGAAGAGCTAAAGTGATACTGTGTCCAGatcactcagctgccccacaatCATCTTTACCTGTGCCCCTCTACAAACAGACACACAAGACACACATTCTCAGTCTCTCTCGTAGACGTCTTCTCAAATACACAAAGAAGGAAGGTTCAGACCCAATCAAAGTCACTGGAAATTCCCTGGCCCATCAGCTAATAGGGAGGCTATCCTAAGGTGACTCTTTCCAAGGAAGTGGAGAAAGAGATAATGAGTTGAACATAGCCAGGTTGAGGATATGGAATGAGAGAAAATGGAATTATCTAGCCCCTAGTATCCTCCCAATCTGAGCAccagcagggaaaaaaaaagtagcctAATGCACCAAATCCacaaagacatacacacacatacacacctctTAAGACACTCCCTTAAGCACTAATGAAGACAGCAAGACAagtctctgcccccccccaccctcAGCCCACCCCACAACAAAGTTTCCAGGGTCTCTAGAGAATTCCCACCTCCTGCCCAACTCATAATCCAAGAACACTTTGGATTCACATTATGGGGGAACAAATCTTCCCTGTATTTGAGccctccccccccatcccaaTCCTAATACATTATCCCCATCCTTTCCTCAAGCCTTCCAAAGAAGGCATCCACCACTGAGAAGGATTAAGTTGAGCACTCCAAAATCCTGGGTGGGGTTTATTTCTccttttaagcttttttttagggggaatgagagaatttgttttgagaGATTTCCTAGTGCAATACAACCAAAGGGGGAGGggggtgtattttttttttaaattaaacagaAAGCAGCCTTCTTCCCCAGGCAACTAAACAGAagtaggtttttttgtttgtttttttttttactgcaacATATACACATGAAGTCGAGTATACAATCCATGCAGTAGCACAGCCATTGGAGAGGAAACCCTGGTGCCAGCCTTCAGTGCGTGTAACAGTCCGAGCTCCGCCTGCCACCACCGCTGCCCACCTCCACCACTGCCGCAGCCACCGccaccactacgccacctagccggaCTTGAAGAGGAGGATTGCAACTTGACCCAAGTAAAAATAGATGAAGTGCTTTGTCTCATGTGTGACGTAGCTGCCAAAATTTCGGCCGACGATACAATGCCACGTGGGGTTATATTTCTTGTCGAATTCCTAAGAGGAAATAAGAATTGGGATGATGGTTAGGGAGGCTCTGGGGTGAGACCAGGGAAATCTCTCATCAGTAGTTGGGCTGCTTAACTGGTACCTGACCCCCTTACCTATCAccaccttccccacccccacatgATGACTTCAGTTCTTTTAAGCTGTGGAAGCTCAGGTTCTAAGGCTAACTAGGTTCTTCCTGCCCCTTTCATGAATAATAAATCACACCACAGGCTAATTATTCCAGCCCCTCTGGCCTTAGCCACTTTAGAGGTAAGCAGGGtcatctttctccttctctaCTCCACCCCCTCCAAACCCATGTTTCCCCTCAGTTAATCTATATTTGGGGAATCTAGGAGACCAAATAAACTCCGCAAATTACTGAAGCACCATAGGGAATACTTGAGGCTTTTCTGCCTTCTGGAAGACCATGGTCTCAAGGGTGTCCAGAATTTGAGATCGATACCTGGAGACTTTGCTTTCTCTAGGTTGTTTGGTTGAAGTCAACCCTAATATaatcaatttaaattttatagaatataaatattatattctaaggaAATATAAGTTTCCTGAGGGTAATCatggttttctctttttgtccTGGAATCCCTAGTACCTAACTCAATCTCTTGCACATGTTCAGCATATTAATTCCTTTGAATTTATTCCTCTTTCAGGTGCAGAATCGGGACAGGAACCAGGGAAACCACAAAAATTTaatgataaaattcaaattcatcccTTCCATAGACTAAGTTGAGAGGAAGAAGATATCAGCAAGATGGACAATCTTCTATCTCCTCACCCCACCaattgattcaattttctaaCTCTCCTACAGAACCACCTTTGGGACCCTGGGAATGAGGTGAGTGTGTaggggtggtgtgtgtgtgtgtgtgtgtgtgtgtgtgtgtgtgtgtgtgtgtgttctttacACCAAAATTCAGAACTCGAGAAGAGTACCCAATTGAGGTGGACAATTATTCCCACAACCTATAAGTTTAATCAGCTACATTTAACAGTCAATGAGGAaattcagagttcaaatccagtcaccaACAATTTACTAGTGCTGTGACCCTTAGCAACTTAACCTCCCTCAtcttcagtttccatatctgtacaAAAGGGATCATAACAGCACCTAGCTGATAAGGttcttttgaggatcaaataaaataatatttttaaagagctttGTGAacagttatataaatattaggtaATCTCATTATCATAAGAAGAATACAAGAAtgaagatggggaagagatccAGAATCGTCTCAAATTTGCCTTGAGGGAAATGACTTCTCTGGCTCTGTTTCCTGACCCATGAGATTCAGAGGTTGAAGAGATAATAACCATATCCaagctggaagaaactttagggatcatctagttcaaccttctcattttacaagtgaaagaAACTGAGCCGTTGAGGTCAAACActatgcccaaagtcacacagcaagttagtGACTGAGACATGAGACCAGAGTCCAGTTCCCCCTCACCCTCCTGCAGTCTTCCTAGCAGATCTAGAATTGGGTCTCTTAATGTCTCTTCCAGTTCCGAAATACTCGAAGAGGTCACCCATTCCCAAATGGCCATTTCCCAACTTAAGTGTGCTATTCTGATCAGATCCTccacaaagcattttcctcaacTGGCTTCTGTCATAATTTTAGAGGTTCTGTTTTCCCTTTAGACTGTTTACTAATGACCACTGAATCTCAATATTTACTGCTTCTAAGTCAAGCACTTTATCATTTCCAAAACATATACACTCATGAAGCCACTTTACAGGAATCCTAGGATCTGTAGttcaaatacaaaacaaaaagtgATAATGCACATAACTCGCTCTGACTCTAAGAACAAGAGGTAAGTGTGGGAGAAGATCGAAGAACTTAGAACTAGAAGTGGGGTCTAGCCCTAGTTTTGTCAGCTAATAACTCTTCTGTAAAGGGGGGGGGTCTCTCCTTGGTTTATCTGCAATGTAAATTCTTATGCAGGAGAAGTGTGAGAAGAGAACAGGCCATGGAAAGTCAGGAACagtcctatctctgacacatactggctgtgtgaccctggaccaaGTTATGTTGGTACTTACCAATCTGCCTTTGATGTGatgacattttgtttttcatcatgTCTGACACTTCAACTATCCcatcttaacaaaaaaaaaatcctctccagcttattttacagatgaggaaactcagacaagggttaagtgacttgcccagggtcacactgctagtgtctcagagaccagatttgaattcacaataGATgcatcttcctgtctccagacccagTTTCCTATTCACTTTGCTCCATTCTTTTGCATTAGCTGAGGTATTGCATTATACTAGTAAAATCACAGGTTTGGTGTCATTCCTGTccctattttcccctttccctccccttcccccccaccaatATCTGGTTCTCTTTTGAAACAGGCCAGATATATACATGAATTAATATTGCTGAGCTGTCTGGTACTCTTCATCCAAGTTGCTGGTTTAGTCACCCCATCCCTTGGCATGCCCCTCATCCCAAGTCATACCTTCTTGATATAGGCAGCGATGTCTTTCTCTATGTTATACTTCTCCATCGCCTGCGTTGCACAATCAACTGCATCCTGCTGCATGTCCTCAGACATGTCTGCGTTCTTGATCACTGCCTTCCGGTCAGACATGGCGGCACTATAACAAAAACACGTGTGATAGTCTTGAGTTCCCTTACTCCACAGCTCTAGGGTCTGAGAACCCACTGGGTACAGAGCGCCTCCTTGTAGACCTtctggggaaaggagaaaatggcACCCCTACATTGATGAGGGGCTAGAAAGTTCTTCCAAACTCAGGTAGCTGATTAGGAACTCTAACCAATTCAAAGGAGGAAAGGATTGAGAAACACAATCAACTTTCTAAGTCTGATTATTAGTACATACAAAACAAATAGAATGAATATAAACACCCCTGACTCTAGAAAGCAAAAGAGGCAAATGATGAGAAACAAAGGACTTAAGAAATGGGTTCTAGTTCTAGTTCCGTGACTGCCTAAACGACAAAGGACAACTGACCTGATCACCTCTCTGGAACTTAagtctcctcttctgtaaaatgagggggttgaggggcagctaggtggagcagtggatagagcaccggtcctggagtcaagagcacaaatctggcctcagaccctttataattacctagttgtgtggccttggacaagccacttagccccatttgccttgcaaaaaaaacctaaaaaaaaaatgagggggttggaccagattctaagatctttttccaactctaaatcataGGGTCCCTACTTTGGAAGGCTTGGAGAACTCAGCTCAAGACCACATACCAACATCCTATTTAGATATTACATTGTACTTTGTGCTTCCCTTCCTTTACAGAGGGTGTGTCTCACTCTAACATGGTCCAGTGGTTTAGTACCTTAATCCCAGCTTCACCACTCATTTCCCATATGATTCTCAGACTCTACATCTACCAAGGGGGTCTAAGGGGATAAATCTCTTTTCTTGAaggtatataaaaatacatagtgGAAAAAACATAGAGGTAGATATGTAGATGATCTGTGATACCTCCAATGTGGATTATACCTTTATAAGTGGCAAATCaataagaaaattactttaatattcCTTGCTTTCTATCCATATCAAAAAACCTCTGGTATCCTAGAGCAGTCACAGATCTAGAGTTTTTCCCTGACTCagacttaaaaaagagaaatcactAGAGGGCAACTCAGGTTTGTTTGCCAGTGGTAAACAGTAAAAGGAGGGAAGGATATTcaactgatcatcaccccccccctccccttttcctcatctctcaccaccaccacccccactgTGGAAAGTATTATACCCAACCAAGCCATGGAGATCCCACCCTTGGAGCTTTCCCCACCTTGGCCTGCCATTCAACCTGCTAGATATAGGTAGTTTTTCATCCTATCTTAATTCTACCTTGGGCATGCAGGCAAGGTCTAGACAGAGAGAACTATATTAGTCTTCTCAAAATCagaagacaaaattcaaatacCTCGGGTCTATCTTCTGCCTGCCCATTCCCATCTGACTCAGAGAATGCCTATAGCAAACAATCCCTCACTTGGTATTATAAAAATGGATTTAACTGCTATACCTTCAGCTGTAATGAATGATAGTAAAGCATTTGAACTTGAGTACTTCTACCTGGCAGTAAGGTGACTCAGGCAATAGGAGTTACAGGGCAGGCTCTCACCCCTTAAGTTAGCAGTGCCTGGAAGGCATAGTCTAGTTTTAAGGAAGGGCTGGGAGACAAAGCTTCCATTCTGAAGCTGGCTGTCTCAAGAACACCACAgaacattctttccttcctcccatatGAACCATGCCAGGCCTATCTCCTTCATCCCATCCCCatcatgaccttgggcaaatcattggAACTCCCTTCATGTCTTTTGAACTTTTCCATTCCGCACATCTGCTGGGTACATAAAATACTGTTTAACCATAA from Macrotis lagotis isolate mMagLag1 chromosome 2, bilby.v1.9.chrom.fasta, whole genome shotgun sequence includes these protein-coding regions:
- the DYNLL2 gene encoding dynein light chain 2, cytoplasmic, with the protein product MSDRKAVIKNADMSEDMQQDAVDCATQAMEKYNIEKDIAAYIKKEFDKKYNPTWHCIVGRNFGSYVTHETKHFIYFYLGQVAILLFKSG